The Triticum aestivum cultivar Chinese Spring chromosome 7B, IWGSC CS RefSeq v2.1, whole genome shotgun sequence genome window below encodes:
- the LOC123155854 gene encoding MADS-box transcription factor 25-like: MVRGKIVIRRVENMSRRQVTFSKRRGGLLKKARELAILCNVQVGVIVFSSTCRLYEYANSTTATTMGTAMPSMIQNYQSSQEQHQLLNPVSQVMLMGERLLNLGVKDLCLMENQLEKSLHRIREKKVAELAQFVLIYANHCTLFPNHDTNTVL, translated from the exons ATGGTGAGGGGCAAGATTGTGATTAGGAGGGTTGAGAACATGAGCAGAAGGCAGGTCACCTTCTCCAAGCGGCGTGGTGGTCTACTGAAGAAAGCACGTGAGCTGGCCATCCTCTGTAATGTCCAGGTCGGTGTTATCGTCTTCTCCTCCACTTGTCGCCTCTACGAGTATGCcaactccaccaccgccaccaccatggGCACGGCCATGCCTTCCATGATTCAAAACTACCAATCTTCACAAGAGCAACATCAGCTCCTGAATCCAGTGTCACAAGTCATG CTAATGGGGGAGAGATTATTAAACTTAGGAGTCAAAGACTTATGTTTAATGGAAAATCAGCTGGAGAAGAGCTTACACCGTATTAGAGAAAAGAAGGTAGCCGAGCTCGCTCAGTTTGTTCTTATTTATGCTAATCATTGTACCCTCTTCCCTAATCATGACACTAACACTGTTTTATAG